In one window of Candidatus Afararchaeum irisae DNA:
- the leuC gene encoding 3-isopropylmalate dehydratase large subunit, which produces MSERTLYDKVWDRHEVRQLPTGQSQLFVGLHLIHEVTSPQAFGMLEERDLEVAFPDRTYATTDHIVPTKDRSRPFEDEQAEVMLQELEKNTQKYDIEFFDLDSGHQGIVHVVGPEMGLTQPGMTIACGDSHTSTHGAFGSIGMGVGTSQIRDIFATGCIAAEKQDVRRIQVEGSLSEGVYAKDLILRIIDELGVEGGIGYVYEYGGPAIDELDMDGRMSICNMSIEGGARAGYVNPDETTFEYIKGREYAPDDENWDDAVEYWESIRSDEDAEYDDYVEFDADELEPMVTWGITPGQVVGISENTPSLDELPEGDRETAEKAYDHMQLEPGQSMEGVDVDVAFLGSCTNARLSDLREAAEVLEGHEVDPDVKALAVPGSQGVKRRAEEEGIADVFREAGFEWRGAGCSMCLGMNNDQLQGDQLCVSSSNRNYIGRMGSKEGRTVLMSPAMVAAAAVEGEITDVRRMI; this is translated from the coding sequence ATGTCAGAACGAACACTATACGACAAGGTCTGGGATCGCCACGAGGTACGTCAGCTTCCCACGGGACAGTCACAGCTCTTCGTAGGGCTCCATCTCATACACGAGGTCACGAGCCCACAGGCTTTCGGGATGCTGGAGGAGCGCGACCTCGAAGTCGCATTTCCCGACAGGACTTACGCCACGACCGACCACATAGTTCCGACGAAGGATCGCTCACGTCCGTTCGAGGACGAACAGGCAGAGGTCATGCTCCAGGAGCTAGAGAAGAACACTCAGAAGTACGACATAGAGTTCTTCGACCTCGACTCGGGACACCAGGGAATCGTCCACGTAGTCGGACCCGAGATGGGTCTCACACAGCCCGGTATGACGATAGCGTGTGGCGACTCACACACGAGCACACACGGCGCGTTCGGCTCGATCGGCATGGGGGTCGGCACGAGTCAGATACGTGATATATTCGCGACGGGCTGTATAGCCGCCGAGAAACAGGACGTCAGACGTATACAGGTCGAGGGATCGCTCAGCGAGGGCGTCTACGCGAAGGATCTCATACTCCGTATCATCGACGAACTCGGCGTCGAGGGTGGAATAGGCTACGTCTACGAGTACGGCGGACCCGCGATAGACGAGCTCGACATGGACGGAAGGATGTCGATATGTAACATGAGCATAGAAGGAGGTGCGCGAGCGGGATACGTCAACCCCGACGAGACGACCTTCGAGTACATAAAGGGACGTGAGTACGCTCCCGACGACGAAAACTGGGACGACGCCGTCGAGTACTGGGAGTCGATAAGATCCGACGAAGACGCCGAGTACGACGACTACGTCGAGTTCGACGCCGACGAACTAGAGCCGATGGTGACCTGGGGAATAACCCCCGGACAGGTCGTCGGAATCTCCGAGAACACTCCGTCTCTCGATGAACTCCCCGAGGGAGACCGTGAGACTGCCGAGAAGGCGTACGACCACATGCAGTTAGAGCCCGGACAGTCGATGGAGGGCGTAGACGTAGACGTCGCCTTCCTCGGCTCTTGTACGAACGCACGTCTCTCCGACCTCAGAGAGGCGGCGGAGGTACTCGAAGGACACGAGGTAGACCCCGACGTCAAGGCTCTCGCAGTACCCGGATCACAGGGTGTCAAGAGACGAGCCGAGGAGGAAGGCATAGCCGATGTATTCAGAGAAGCGGGCTTCGAGTGGCGAGGCGCGGGCTGTTCGATGTGTCTCGGAATGAACAACGACCAGCTTCAGGGTGACCAGCTGTGTGTCTCGTCGTCGAACAGGAACTACATAGGACGTATGGGAAGCAAGGAAGGACGTACGGTTCTCATGAGCCCCGCTATGGTCGCCGCCGCGGCGGTCGAGGGTGAGATAACCGA